In a genomic window of Dermochelys coriacea isolate rDerCor1 chromosome 11, rDerCor1.pri.v4, whole genome shotgun sequence:
- the KLHL41 gene encoding kelch-like protein 41, with translation MDSQRELTEELRLYQSTLLQDGLKELLDEKKFIDCYLKAGDKSLPCHRLILSACSPYFREYFLSEQSEVKKKEVVLDNVDPSILDMIVKYLYSASIDLDDSNVQDIFALASRFQIPSVFTVCVSYLQKRLAVGNCLAILRLGLLLDCPRLALSARDFVSDHFVQICKEEDFMQLAPHELISVISPDSLNVEKEEVVFEAVMTWVRTDKENRIKSLGEVFDCIRFRLMAEKYFKEHVEKDDIIKSNSDLQKKIKVIKDAFAGKLPEPTVSKGKSGEGEVNGDVGDEDLLPGYLNDIPRHGMFVKDLILLVNDTAAVAYDPVENECFLAALAEQIPRNHSSIVTKQNQVYVVGGLYVDEENKDQPLQSYFFQLDSIAGEWIGLPPLPSARCLFGLGESDNKLYVIAGKDLQTEESLDSVLCYDPVAVKWSEAKKLPLKVYGHATISYNGMIYCLGGKTDDKKCTNRVFIYNPKKGDWRDLAPMKVARSMFGVAVHKGKIVIAGGVTEEGLSASVEAFDLTTNKWEVMPEFPQERSSISLVNLNGSLYAIGGFAMVQLESKEFAPNEVNDIWKYDDETKEWCGMLKEIRYASGASCLSTRLNLFKLSKL, from the exons ATGGATTCCCAAAGGGAACTCACTGAAGAGCTTCGACTTTACCAATCCACGCTTCTTCAGGATGGCCTCAAGGAACTCCTGGATGAGAAAAAGTTCATTGATTGCTATCTAAAAGCTGGTGATAAAAGCTTACCTTGCCACAGATTGATTCTATCAGCTTGTAGTCCTTATTTCCGTGAATATTTCTTATCTGAGCAAAGTGAAGTGAAAAAAAAGGAGGTAGTTCTAGACAATGTGGACCCTAGCATCCTGGATATGATTGTCAAGTACCTTTACTCTGCAAGTATTGATCTCGACGATTCTAATGTGCAAGATATTTTTGCTTTGGCCAGCCGCTTTCAGATCCCTTCTGTATTCACTGTGTGTGTATCCTATCTTCAGAAAAGACTTGCTGTTGGTAATTGTCTAGCCATCCTTAGATTAGGTCTCCTCCTTGACTGCCCAAGACTTGCATTGTCTGCCCGTGACTTTGTGTCGGACCACTTTGTGCAAATTTGCAAAGAAGAAGACTTCATGCAGCTGGCCCCCCATGAGCTCATCTCAGTTATTTCACCTGATAGCTTAAACgtagaaaaggaagaagtggtaTTTGAAGCAGTAATGACATGGGTCCGAACAGACAAAGAGAACAGAATAAAGAGCCTGGGAGAAGTTTTTGACTGCATTCGTTTTCGTCTTATGGCAGAAAAATATTTCAAGGAGCATGTTGAGAAGGATGATATAATCAAAAGCAACTCAGatcttcagaaaaaaatcaaggttATTAAGGATGCCTTTGCTGGAAAATTGCCTGAACCTACTGTAAGCAAGGGAAAGTCAGGTGAAGGGGAAGTAAATGGTGATGTAGGGGATGAAGATTTACTCCCTGGATACCTCAATGACATTCCGAGACATGGTATGTTTGTCAAAGACCTTATTCTTCTGGTTAATGACACAGCTGCAGTGGCTTATGACCCTGTAGAGAATGAATGTTTCCTGGCAGCCCTGGCAGAACAGATTCCCAGAAATCATTCCAGCATAGTCACCAAACAAAATCAGGTCTATGTCGTCGGAGGACTGTATGTGGATGAGGAGAACAAGGATCAGCCTTTACAATCCTATTTCTTCCAG CTGGATAGCATTGCTGGTGAATGGATAGGCCTTCCTCCACTGCCTTCAGCCAGATGCCTTTTTGGTCTGGGAGAGTCGGACAACAAACTGTATGTAATTGCAGGAAAGGACCTTCAGACAGAGGAGTCTCTGGATTCAGTATTGTGCTATGATCCTGT GGCAGTAAAATGGAGTGAGGCCAAAAAGCTTCCACTCAAAGTATATGGCCATGCAACAATTTCATACAATGGGATGATATACTGTCTTGGAGGAAAGACTGATGACAA aaaatgTACTAACAGGGTATTTATATACAATCCCAAGAAGGGAGACTGGAGAGATCTGGCTCCCATGAAAGTGGCTCGCTCAATGTTTGGAGTGGCTGTCCATAAAGGCAAAATTGTGATTGCAGGAGGTGTTACTGAAGAAGGTCTTTCAGCCTCTGTTGAAGCCTTTGACCTCACCACTAATAA GTGGGAGGTTATGcctgaattcccccaggagagaAGCTCTATCAGTTTAGTCAACTTGAATGGATCTCTGTATGCTATTGGTGGTTTTGCTATGGTTCAACTTGAGTCCAAGGAATTtgcacccaatgaagttaatgacATATGGAA GTATGATGATGAGACGAAAGAATGGTGTGGCATGTTGAAGGAGATTCGCTATGCCTCTGGAGCCTCCTGCCTTTCAACACGTTTAAATCTATTCAAATTATCAAAGCTGTAA